The genomic DNA GTTGTTGGGCATCAGCACCAGGTAGCGGCCTGCCAGGCTGATGAAGGTGGTCAGGGCGGCGCCTTTGTTGCCACGCTCTTCCTTCTCGACCTGGACGATGACTTCCTGGCCTTCGCTCAGGACGTCCTTGATGTTGACGCGGCCTTCAGGGGCTTTCTTGAAGTACTCGCGGGAGATTTCCTTCAGCGGCAGGAAGCCGTGACGTTCGGAGCCGAAGTCGACGAAGGCGGCTTCGAGGCTGGGCTCGATCCGGGTGATCTTGCCTTTGTAGATGTTGGCCTTTTTCTGCTCGCGCGCACCGGACTCGATGTCCAGGTCGTACAGGCGTTGGCCGTCCACCAGGGCTACACGCAACTCTTCGGGTTGAGTTGCGTTAATCAGCATTCTTTTCATGTTGTACCGTCGGTTTCCGGGCTGCCGGAAACGGCGTTCGGCACACACGACTTCTCATGGTCGGTGCCAAGGTGCGCAAAGGGTGGCCGGGCCACCCCCGTGTCGAGCAACGTTCGGCACCAGCCGGTTTCCCAGCCTGCCGTTGTCGCGACGACGCGTCCTGTTTGCTGCGGTGCCAAGAGGCCCCTGCGGTATCTGCAGAGATATCCGAATCGATATCCGAATCAACCCAGCAGGCCTCGTGCACTCAGTCAGGAGGAGGAATCAACCGTCAGCCGTGGACGCCCATGGGGCATCTGTTCAGGACCTTATCCGCTCGCCGGCCATTCACTGGGCCGGTGGCCGGACGCGGTGCTACACGGTCCGAGGGCTGTGCATCTCCACCCTGCACGTATCCCTGATAATTCGGGTGCTGCCGCGCGCTGAATCCGCAACGGGTTGCATTTTTCGCCAGCGCAGTTTCCGCGCTGACGCCATTCATGTCCAAGGCAGGTATTTCCGAAGCATTCGCCGTGCGTTGCGTGCAAGCGTCGGGGCGGGCAGAGGTGCAGCGAAAAGAAGCGGGTAAGCAGGTGAAACACCGCACTTGTCGTTTTTTTTCGGTCTTCTCTACACAGCGCTGGTGGCGATTCCAGGCAATTCGGTAAACTGGCGAAAACCCCGTAGGACGGCCTCGCGTCCTGCAGAATTGCGTTGGTCAGGGACCGGCTAAGGGCCTGGTGCCGCTGGCCTGCCGCTTTTGGCGGCGTTCGCGACTATAGCAGTAATGATTAAGTGCTTCAATTCCATAAAAAATTGTTATGATCCCTTGATGACGACCAATACCCCTCCGACTTCCGGCGTTCAGCTGATCGAAGTCGCGCCGGAGCTTGCCGGCCAACGCATCGACAATTTCCTCATCACGGCGCTCAAGGGTGTACCCAGGACGCTGGTCTACCGCATCCTGCGCAAAGGCGAGGTCCGGGTCAACAAGGGCCGTGTCAAGCCTGAGTACAAGATCCAGGCGGGTGACATCGTCCGTGTACCGCCTGTGCGCCTCCCGGAGCGTGACGAGCCGGCCCCGGTTGCCCAGGGGCTGCTGCAGCGCCTGGAAGCCGCCATCGTCTACGAAGACAAGGCGCTGATCGTGATGAACAAGCCGGCCGGTATCGCCGTGCATGGTGGCAGTGGCCTGAGCTTTGGTGTGATCGAGGCGCTGCGCCAGTTGCGTCCGGATGCCAAGGAGCTGGAGCTTGTGCACCGCCTGGATCGCGACACTTCGGGCCTGCTGATGATTGCCAAGAAGCGCAGCATGCTGCGCCATCTGCATGCCGCGCTGCGTGGCGATGGGGTCGACAAGCGCTACATGGCGCTGGTGCGTGGCCACTGGCCTACCTCGAAGAAGCAGGTCAATGCCCCGTTGCTCAAGAGCAACCTGCGTTCGGGCGAGCGTATGGTCGAGGTGAATGACGAGGGCAAGGAAGCGCTGACCCTGTTCCGTGTGCTTCGCCGTTTCGGTGAGTTCGCCACCATTGTCGAGGCGCGCCCTATCACTGGGCGTACCCATCAGATTCGCGTACATACTCTGCATGCTGGCCATATGATCGCCGGTGACAGCAAATACGGCGACGAAGATTTCAGTCGCGAGATTCGAGACTTGGGAGGCAAGCGCCTGTTCCTGCATGCCTATGCCCTCACGGTGCCGCTGCCTGATGGTGGTGAGCTCAAGCTCGAGGCGCCTGTGGACGAAGTTTGGGCGAAAACCGTGGAGCGTCTGGGGGCGTCCTGATTCATGAAAAAGTCTTACGAGTTGCTGATCTTCGACTGGGACGGCACCTTGGCCGACTCGATCGGGCGGATCGTTGAGGCGATGAATGCCGCCGCCGAGCGCGCCGGTGAGGCGCCAAGCCCGGAGGAGGCCGTCAAGGGCATCATCGGTCTGGCGCTTGGTGAAGCCATTTCTACCCTCTATCCGCACCTCGATCCTGTGCAGGTCGAAACCTTCCGTCAGCACTATGCCGACATCTATACGGCGCTTGATCAGCAGCCTTCGCCGTTGTTCGAGGGCGTGGTCGAATCGCTGGATGCCTTCCGGGTCGAGGGTTATCGCCTCGCGGTGGCGACAGGCAAGGCGCGTCGTGGTCTGGATCGGGTGCTCAAGGCCAATGGCTGGGAGCGTTTTTTCGACATCACCCGTGCCGCTGATGAGACCCGTGGCAAGCCGCACCCGCTGATGCTCGAGGAAATTCTGGGGCATTGCGGTGTCGAACCCGGGCAGGCGCTGATGGTCGGAGATTCGGCATTCGATCTGCTGATGGCCAATAATGCCGGTATGCATTCGGCGGCCGTGGGCTATGGTGCCATGCCGCTGCAGGCTTTGGCCGAGTTCGGTCCGCAGGTGTGCATTGATCATTTTTCCCAGTTGCGCGAGTGGCTGGCAGGTTCTGCGCAAATCCAATTCCAAGGTAGGTGAGCATGGTTGATGAGTGGAAAGCACCCGGTTCCGAGGCTGAAGAAGAGCGCCTTACGCGCGAAGACCGTCAAGAGGATGAGCGTGTAGAACGCAAAAGCTGGAAGCTGCTGGAGAAGACCCTGCTGGCCGGTGTCCAGGAGCAGCGCAGGGCGCGTCGCTGGGGGATCTTCTTCAAGTTGCTGACCTTCGTCTATCTCTTCGGTGTATTGGCCCTGTTCCTGCCTTGGACGGATATGGACAAGGCCGCTTCACGCAGCGCCAGCCATACCGCATTGGTGGAGGTGCGTGGTGTGATCGCCGATCAGGAAGCTGCCAGTGCCGACAACCTCGTCAAGAG from Pseudomonas putida includes the following:
- the rluC gene encoding 23S rRNA pseudouridine(955/2504/2580) synthase RluC gives rise to the protein MTTNTPPTSGVQLIEVAPELAGQRIDNFLITALKGVPRTLVYRILRKGEVRVNKGRVKPEYKIQAGDIVRVPPVRLPERDEPAPVAQGLLQRLEAAIVYEDKALIVMNKPAGIAVHGGSGLSFGVIEALRQLRPDAKELELVHRLDRDTSGLLMIAKKRSMLRHLHAALRGDGVDKRYMALVRGHWPTSKKQVNAPLLKSNLRSGERMVEVNDEGKEALTLFRVLRRFGEFATIVEARPITGRTHQIRVHTLHAGHMIAGDSKYGDEDFSREIRDLGGKRLFLHAYALTVPLPDGGELKLEAPVDEVWAKTVERLGAS
- a CDS encoding HAD family hydrolase; translation: MKKSYELLIFDWDGTLADSIGRIVEAMNAAAERAGEAPSPEEAVKGIIGLALGEAISTLYPHLDPVQVETFRQHYADIYTALDQQPSPLFEGVVESLDAFRVEGYRLAVATGKARRGLDRVLKANGWERFFDITRAADETRGKPHPLMLEEILGHCGVEPGQALMVGDSAFDLLMANNAGMHSAAVGYGAMPLQALAEFGPQVCIDHFSQLREWLAGSAQIQFQGR